In Phreatobacter stygius, a genomic segment contains:
- a CDS encoding ABC transporter substrate-binding protein has product MRRRSFLTGALAAAALPRSTLAQTPSRANVLKYVPQADLTVLDPIGTTAYVTRHHALLVYDQLYGIDSQLKPQPQMVEGHTVEDDGKRWTFKLRDGLRFHDGEPVRGRDCIASIKRWAARDALGQALIVRIAEMTAPDDKSFVIRLHKPFGALLDALAKVGPPALVVMPERFANTDPFKPITEAIGSGPFKWVPGERLVGARAVYERYDGYKPRESGQPDWLSGPKVAHFDRVEWLIMPDPATASAALQSGEADWWENPPNDLLPPLERNRNVVTEQLNPLGIMGTGIFNCLHPPFDKPAVRRVVLEAMSQADFMTSVAGTDQTMWREGVGIFPPGTPMASNAGLEVITAKRDMPALREKLKQAGYQGERVVLMSASDQSSLAAIGEVGNDLLRQLGMNVDFAVSDWGTVVQRRGKKEPPAQGGWNMFHTTWTGLDVVNPAVMQPLRANGAKAWFGWPDLPDLQRLQDAWLDAPDTETQKRVAADIQKVTLEQVPFLPTGQYFSKSAYRRNVTGILKGQIVFWNARRA; this is encoded by the coding sequence ATGCGACGCCGTAGCTTCCTCACCGGCGCCCTCGCCGCGGCGGCCTTGCCGCGTTCCACCCTGGCCCAGACGCCCTCCCGCGCGAATGTGCTGAAATATGTGCCGCAGGCCGATCTGACCGTGCTCGACCCGATCGGCACGACGGCCTATGTCACCCGTCACCACGCCCTGCTGGTCTATGATCAGCTCTACGGCATCGACAGCCAGTTGAAGCCGCAGCCGCAAATGGTCGAGGGCCACACCGTCGAGGATGACGGCAAGCGCTGGACGTTCAAGCTGCGCGACGGCCTGCGTTTCCACGACGGCGAGCCGGTGCGCGGCCGCGACTGCATTGCCTCGATCAAGCGCTGGGCGGCGCGCGACGCGCTGGGCCAGGCGTTGATCGTCCGGATCGCCGAAATGACGGCGCCCGACGACAAGAGCTTCGTCATCCGCCTGCACAAGCCGTTCGGAGCGCTGCTCGACGCGCTCGCCAAGGTCGGTCCGCCGGCACTGGTCGTCATGCCCGAGCGTTTCGCCAATACCGACCCGTTCAAGCCGATCACCGAAGCGATCGGCTCCGGGCCGTTCAAATGGGTCCCGGGCGAACGGCTGGTCGGCGCACGGGCGGTCTATGAACGTTACGACGGCTACAAGCCGCGCGAGAGCGGTCAGCCAGACTGGCTGTCGGGCCCGAAGGTGGCGCATTTCGACCGGGTCGAATGGCTGATCATGCCGGATCCGGCGACGGCCTCGGCCGCCCTGCAGAGCGGCGAGGCGGACTGGTGGGAAAACCCGCCCAACGACCTGCTGCCGCCGCTGGAGCGCAACCGCAATGTGGTGACCGAACAACTCAACCCGCTCGGCATCATGGGAACCGGGATCTTCAACTGCCTGCATCCGCCCTTCGACAAGCCGGCGGTGCGCCGTGTCGTGCTCGAAGCCATGTCGCAGGCCGACTTCATGACCTCGGTCGCCGGCACCGACCAGACCATGTGGCGCGAGGGCGTCGGCATCTTCCCGCCGGGAACACCAATGGCGAGCAATGCCGGCCTCGAGGTGATCACCGCCAAGCGCGACATGCCGGCGCTGCGCGAGAAACTGAAACAGGCCGGCTATCAGGGCGAACGCGTGGTGCTGATGTCGGCCAGCGACCAGTCATCGCTCGCCGCCATTGGCGAGGTCGGCAACGACCTGCTGCGCCAGCTCGGCATGAATGTCGATTTCGCCGTTTCCGATTGGGGCACGGTGGTGCAGCGCCGCGGCAAGAAGGAACCGCCGGCCCAGGGCGGCTGGAACATGTTCCACACCACCTGGACCGGCCTCGACGTGGTCAATCCGGCGGTGATGCAGCCGCTCAGGGCCAATGGCGCGAAAGCCTGGTTCGGCTGGCCCGACCTGCCGGACCTGCAGCGCCTGCAGGATGCCTGGCTCGACGCGCCCGATACCGAAACCCAGAAGCGCGTCGCCGCCGATATCCAGAAGGTGACGCTCGAACAGGTGCCGTTCCTGCCGACAGGCCAGTATTTCTCGAAATCGGCCTATCGGCGCAACGTCACCGGCATCCTCAAGGGCCAGATCGTGTTCTGGAACGCCCGGCGCGCTTGA
- a CDS encoding site-specific DNA-methyltransferase, protein MRSSLNGTARSGDRVRAVRSPSLVPSDSAGLGFGSRIVLGDCIQVLDALPPASVDLIFADPPYNLQLQRALHRPDDSLVDAVDDDWDQFESFAAYDAFTRAWLKAAKRVLKPDGALWVIGSYHNIFRVGTALQDLGFWVLNDVIWRKANPMPNFRGRRFTNAHETLIWASRDAKARYTFNYEALKAGNEDVQVRSDWFIPLCTGDERLKDGAGRKLHPTQKPEALIARVLLSSSKTGDVILDPFFGSGTTGAVAKRLGRRFIGIERDPAYAAAAEARIALIDPLPEASLANFTTAREAPRVAFSSLVERGLVTAGTVLTDDKRRYVATVRPDGSLMSGPQVGSIHKIGALVQGAQACNGWTFWHVNDNNGRLSPIDALRARIREEMGVL, encoded by the coding sequence ATGCGTTCGAGTTTGAACGGAACCGCCCGATCAGGTGACCGCGTACGGGCGGTCCGTTCACCTTCCCTTGTGCCAAGCGACAGTGCCGGCCTCGGTTTCGGCAGCCGGATCGTGCTCGGCGATTGCATCCAGGTCCTGGATGCCTTGCCGCCGGCCTCGGTCGATCTGATCTTCGCCGATCCCCCCTATAATCTGCAGTTGCAGAGGGCCTTGCATCGTCCCGATGACAGCCTGGTCGATGCGGTCGACGACGACTGGGACCAGTTCGAGAGCTTCGCAGCCTATGACGCCTTCACCCGCGCCTGGCTGAAAGCCGCCAAGCGTGTGCTCAAGCCCGACGGGGCCTTGTGGGTCATCGGCTCCTATCACAACATTTTCCGGGTCGGCACGGCGTTGCAGGACCTCGGCTTCTGGGTGCTCAATGACGTGATCTGGCGCAAGGCGAATCCGATGCCGAATTTTCGTGGCCGCCGGTTCACCAATGCCCATGAAACGCTGATCTGGGCCTCGCGCGACGCCAAGGCGCGCTACACCTTCAATTACGAGGCCCTGAAGGCCGGCAATGAGGATGTCCAGGTCCGGTCCGACTGGTTCATTCCGCTCTGCACCGGTGACGAGCGCCTGAAGGACGGCGCTGGCCGCAAGCTGCATCCGACCCAGAAACCCGAGGCGCTGATTGCCCGGGTGCTGCTGTCATCGTCGAAAACCGGCGATGTCATTCTCGACCCATTCTTCGGCTCCGGTACGACCGGGGCCGTCGCAAAGCGCCTCGGCCGGCGGTTCATCGGGATCGAACGCGATCCCGCCTATGCCGCAGCGGCCGAGGCGCGCATTGCCTTGATCGATCCCTTGCCGGAAGCCTCGCTGGCCAATTTCACCACCGCGCGCGAGGCGCCGAGGGTGGCTTTCTCGTCCTTGGTCGAACGCGGCCTGGTGACCGCCGGCACCGTCCTGACCGACGACAAGCGCCGCTATGTCGCGACCGTACGCCCGGACGGATCGCTGATGAGCGGTCCGCAGGTCGGGTCGATCCACAAGATCGGCGCCCTGGTCCAGGGCGCCCAGGCCTGCAATGGCTGGACCTTCTGGCACGTCAACGACAATAACGGCCGGCTGTCGCCGATCGATGCCCTGCGCGCCCGCATCCGCGAGGAGATGGGCGTCCTTTGA
- a CDS encoding LysE family translocator, producing MPPPEHWIPFALATLAFAAMPGPAMLYMTAQTLGHGPRAGLKAALGIHVGCYIHIAAAALGLAAMLHHAPLAYACLKAAGAGYLVWLGAMMILGRTGGAEQPTASGAAVFRASIMVEVLNPKTALFFLTFLPQFADPAAAWPVWLQLLLLGLIVNAVLSAADIAAVVIAWLTLGRFATGLSGRLVPRACGSILMGLGVTLAHQA from the coding sequence ATGCCGCCGCCGGAACACTGGATTCCGTTCGCGCTCGCGACACTGGCCTTTGCCGCCATGCCCGGCCCCGCGATGCTCTACATGACGGCCCAGACGCTCGGCCACGGCCCTCGGGCGGGGCTCAAGGCGGCTCTCGGCATCCATGTCGGCTGTTATATCCACATCGCCGCGGCGGCGCTCGGGCTTGCCGCGATGCTGCATCATGCGCCGCTTGCCTATGCCTGCCTCAAGGCCGCCGGCGCGGGCTATCTCGTCTGGCTCGGCGCCATGATGATCCTGGGCCGGACCGGCGGTGCCGAACAGCCCACCGCGTCCGGTGCTGCGGTGTTCCGCGCCAGCATCATGGTCGAGGTTCTCAATCCCAAGACCGCGCTGTTCTTCCTGACCTTCCTGCCGCAATTCGCCGATCCGGCGGCGGCCTGGCCGGTCTGGCTGCAACTCCTGCTGCTCGGCCTGATCGTCAACGCCGTCCTCTCGGCCGCCGACATCGCTGCCGTCGTCATCGCCTGGCTGACGCTCGGCCGCTTCGCCACGGGCCTGTCAGGACGGCTGGTGCCGAGGGCCTGCGGTTCGATCCTGATGGGGCTCGGCGTGACGCTGGCGCACCAGGCATGA
- a CDS encoding hybrid sensor histidine kinase/response regulator, whose product MKSDRAREALIDLLYRQSYAVLFANFVIPIPVAYVFRGVLPETALLTWVGAIYLLSVLRIVLAHRYFKRDEAAAPALRWAWRATVLSWLSSLLWGLIGWLGFVHGEPHIFAFTCIVLTGLVCGAVPSLSAFPAAYAGSLVAMLLPMAVRCLISEAPIYSVYLGFIICLAAVNLYYSRVTYLTLVETVRLRSENLELIGSLERQRDRAQAADRSKSRFLAAASHDLRQPIHALSLFIAALATLAQRGDVRAAEARNMAGRLQAVVGNLGDLLNGLLDISRLDAGVVPVGREPVSLGRLFADLSHEYAGAARERGLDWRIAKTSLWVDSDPVLLKRVLGNLVSNAFRYTTTGGVLLGCRRRSGGKVEIQVLDTGIGIAGDQQAVIFDEFVQLQNPEHDRAQGLGLGLAIVRRVAQLLEHGVGLRSIDGRGSVFSLTVPVAAPAAMGQAIPSAMATHGLGILVVDDERDVLDAISGLLDLWGHRVYAGRSAAEACRVHAEAARQGDAPADLILVDYRLSGGVTGADAIREIAAHLGCAPPAIIITGDTSPVRLKEAAASGHRLLHKPIGADNLREAIAASLR is encoded by the coding sequence ATGAAAAGCGACCGCGCGCGCGAGGCGCTCATCGATCTTCTCTATCGTCAGTCCTACGCGGTGCTGTTTGCGAATTTCGTGATTCCGATCCCGGTGGCCTATGTGTTCCGGGGTGTCCTGCCGGAAACGGCGTTGCTGACCTGGGTCGGCGCCATCTACCTCCTGAGTGTCCTGCGCATCGTCCTGGCCCATCGCTATTTCAAGCGGGACGAGGCCGCCGCGCCGGCGCTGCGCTGGGCCTGGCGGGCGACCGTGCTCTCCTGGCTGTCGAGCCTGCTATGGGGCTTGATCGGTTGGCTCGGTTTCGTCCATGGCGAACCGCATATCTTCGCCTTCACCTGCATCGTGCTGACCGGCCTGGTCTGCGGGGCGGTGCCGTCGCTTTCGGCCTTTCCGGCGGCCTATGCCGGTTCGCTCGTGGCCATGCTGCTGCCGATGGCGGTGCGCTGTCTGATCAGCGAAGCACCGATCTATTCGGTCTATCTCGGTTTCATCATCTGCCTGGCCGCCGTCAATCTCTATTATAGCCGCGTCACCTACCTGACACTGGTGGAGACGGTGCGGCTGCGCTCGGAAAACCTGGAACTGATCGGCAGCCTCGAGCGGCAGCGCGACCGCGCCCAGGCTGCCGATCGCTCGAAGTCGCGCTTTCTTGCCGCGGCGAGCCATGATCTGCGCCAGCCGATCCACGCGCTCAGCCTGTTCATCGCGGCCCTGGCGACCCTGGCGCAGCGCGGCGACGTTCGCGCAGCGGAGGCTCGCAACATGGCCGGACGGCTCCAGGCGGTGGTCGGCAATCTCGGCGATCTCCTGAACGGTCTGCTCGACATCTCGCGTCTCGACGCGGGCGTCGTCCCGGTCGGGCGCGAGCCGGTATCGCTTGGACGGCTGTTCGCCGATCTCAGCCATGAATATGCCGGCGCCGCGCGCGAACGGGGGCTCGACTGGCGGATCGCGAAGACGAGCCTCTGGGTTGACAGCGATCCGGTGCTGCTCAAGCGCGTCCTCGGCAATCTTGTGTCGAATGCCTTTCGCTACACGACGACCGGCGGCGTCCTGCTCGGCTGTCGTCGCCGCAGCGGCGGCAAGGTCGAGATCCAGGTGCTCGATACCGGCATCGGCATTGCCGGCGACCAGCAAGCAGTGATCTTCGATGAGTTCGTCCAGTTGCAAAATCCCGAGCACGACCGCGCGCAGGGGCTCGGCCTGGGGCTTGCCATAGTCCGGCGTGTCGCCCAACTGCTGGAGCATGGGGTCGGCCTCCGTTCGATTGACGGGCGCGGCTCGGTTTTCTCGCTGACCGTGCCGGTCGCCGCGCCAGCCGCTATGGGACAGGCAATCCCGTCGGCCATGGCGACGCATGGGCTCGGCATCCTCGTCGTCGACGACGAGCGCGATGTCCTCGATGCCATCAGTGGCTTGCTCGATCTGTGGGGCCATCGGGTCTATGCCGGCCGCTCGGCGGCAGAAGCCTGCCGCGTTCACGCCGAAGCGGCGCGGCAGGGCGATGCGCCGGCCGACCTCATCCTGGTCGACTACCGGCTGAGCGGCGGTGTCACCGGCGCCGACGCCATCCGCGAGATCGCGGCCCATCTCGGCTGCGCCCCGCCGGCGATCATCATCACTGGCGACACCTCGCCGGTGCGCCTTAAGGAAGCTGCCGCGAGCGGCCATCGCCTGCTTCACAAGCCGATCGGCGCCGACAATCTGCGCGAAGCGATCGCGGCAAGTCTTCGCTAA
- a CDS encoding c-type cytochrome produces the protein MTTWRYLILVAAVALTAGAVRAETAAERGRYLVEGIAACGNCHTPRGPNGPLPGMELAGGTVMEEPAFTARVSNITPDRETGIGGWSDDQIIAAMREGRRPDGSIIGPPMPIEPYRDMSDTDAKAIVAYLRSIKPVRNAVARSDYRIPLPVSYGPPVGSVPDVSPSNRLGYGRYLATALGHCIECHTPVVNGRRDIAHQAFAGGSPFAGPWGVSVARNLTAHGTEGLGRWTDAALKRAIRDGIGADGTPLLPPMGFAYYRTMIEADLDALVAYLRTLPARPMGRDVPPTGGQ, from the coding sequence ATGACGACATGGCGATATCTGATCCTGGTGGCGGCGGTCGCGCTGACGGCCGGCGCGGTACGGGCGGAAACGGCGGCCGAGCGCGGCCGCTATCTGGTCGAAGGCATTGCCGCCTGCGGCAATTGCCACACGCCGCGCGGGCCGAACGGCCCGCTTCCCGGCATGGAGCTCGCCGGCGGCACGGTCATGGAGGAACCGGCCTTCACCGCCAGGGTTTCGAACATCACACCCGACAGGGAGACCGGCATCGGCGGCTGGAGCGATGACCAGATCATCGCGGCCATGCGCGAAGGGCGCCGCCCCGACGGCTCGATCATTGGCCCGCCCATGCCGATCGAGCCCTATCGCGATATGTCCGATACCGACGCCAAGGCGATCGTCGCCTATCTGCGCAGCATCAAGCCTGTCCGCAATGCGGTGGCGCGATCGGACTATCGCATTCCCTTGCCGGTATCCTACGGCCCTCCTGTCGGATCCGTGCCCGATGTTTCGCCCTCGAACCGGCTTGGCTACGGCCGCTATCTCGCGACCGCACTCGGCCATTGCATCGAGTGCCACACACCTGTTGTCAACGGCCGCCGCGACATCGCGCACCAGGCCTTCGCCGGCGGTTCTCCCTTCGCCGGTCCATGGGGCGTCTCGGTCGCACGCAACCTGACCGCGCACGGAACGGAAGGCCTCGGTCGCTGGACCGACGCGGCATTGAAACGTGCCATCCGCGACGGCATCGGCGCCGACGGGACGCCGCTGCTGCCGCCCATGGGTTTTGCCTATTACCGCACCATGATCGAGGCCGATCTCGATGCCCTGGTCGCCTATCTCAGAACGCTCCCGGCGCGCCCCATGGGGCGCGACGTGCCCCCGACGGGCGGCCAATGA
- the ypfJ gene encoding KPN_02809 family neutral zinc metallopeptidase, protein MRYDDFRRSENVEDRRGGGGGGRIPGGPAGLGIGGMIVIGLISYMTGINPAILIGGYDAVTGGGQGQVQQQQQQGQQGRPGDQMGDFVAAVLGSTEDAWTKIFQEAGRRYEAPGLVMFSRATRSGCGAAQSAMGPFYCPTDRKVYLDTAFFQELTTRFRGCTGEAQACQFSYAYVVAHEIGHHVQNLMGLLDRVHQAQQSAGSESQSNALQVRVELQADCFAGVWAFHTQQRARFIDENDVRAAMQTAAAIGDDMLQKRSQGYVVPDSFTHGSSEQRQRWFMTGLRSGQISACNTFQAQQL, encoded by the coding sequence ATGCGCTACGATGATTTCCGGCGTTCGGAGAATGTCGAGGACAGACGCGGAGGCGGCGGAGGCGGCCGCATTCCGGGCGGCCCGGCAGGGCTCGGCATCGGCGGCATGATCGTCATCGGCCTGATCTCCTACATGACCGGCATCAATCCGGCGATCCTGATCGGCGGCTATGACGCGGTCACCGGCGGCGGCCAGGGCCAGGTGCAGCAGCAACAGCAGCAGGGCCAGCAAGGGCGTCCGGGCGACCAGATGGGCGATTTCGTCGCCGCGGTGCTCGGCTCGACCGAGGATGCCTGGACCAAGATCTTCCAGGAGGCCGGCCGGCGTTATGAAGCGCCGGGACTGGTGATGTTTTCGCGCGCGACGCGGTCGGGATGCGGCGCGGCGCAGTCGGCGATGGGGCCGTTCTATTGCCCGACCGACCGCAAGGTCTATCTCGACACGGCCTTTTTCCAGGAGCTGACGACACGCTTCCGCGGCTGCACCGGCGAGGCCCAGGCCTGCCAGTTCTCCTATGCCTATGTCGTGGCCCATGAGATCGGCCATCACGTCCAGAACCTGATGGGCCTGCTCGACCGGGTGCATCAGGCCCAGCAGTCCGCCGGCAGTGAATCCCAGAGCAATGCGCTGCAGGTGCGCGTCGAGCTGCAGGCCGACTGCTTCGCCGGCGTCTGGGCGTTCCACACCCAGCAGCGCGCCCGCTTCATCGACGAGAACGACGTGCGCGCTGCCATGCAGACGGCCGCCGCCATTGGCGACGACATGCTGCAGAAGCGCTCGCAGGGCTATGTCGTGCCCGACAGCTTCACCCACGGCTCGTCCGAACAGCGCCAGCGCTGGTTCATGACGGGTCTTCGAAGCGGCCAGATCAGCGCCTGCAACACCTTCCAGGCGCAGCAGCTCTGA
- a CDS encoding response regulator — protein MKRPFTVVLADDHAIVREGLKLLLSTVDDVVIAGEAADGEGVFTALKQGSIDLLVLDLGMPGVTGLQFIRSLRESFGRLKILVLTANFEPRMVRAAIEAGVDGYLTKHDDPAELVRAIDAIRQGETYLATAIRFATDDGSGPRAAGEPLADALSPIALTRRERQILALVAHGATARDMAERLGISPLTARKHRENLMRKLDLHSAAELTAFAVRLGLPAG, from the coding sequence ATGAAGCGCCCCTTCACCGTCGTGCTCGCCGATGACCACGCGATCGTGCGCGAAGGGCTGAAGCTTCTGCTGTCGACAGTGGACGACGTGGTCATCGCGGGCGAAGCGGCCGACGGCGAAGGCGTCTTCACGGCGCTCAAACAGGGTTCCATCGATCTGCTGGTGCTGGATCTCGGCATGCCGGGCGTCACCGGACTACAATTCATCCGCTCGCTCCGCGAGTCTTTTGGCCGGCTCAAGATCCTCGTGCTGACGGCCAATTTCGAACCGCGCATGGTTCGCGCGGCAATCGAGGCGGGGGTCGACGGCTATCTGACCAAACATGACGACCCGGCCGAACTCGTTCGTGCCATCGATGCGATCCGCCAGGGCGAAACCTATCTCGCCACCGCGATCCGTTTCGCCACGGATGACGGCAGCGGCCCGCGCGCGGCCGGCGAGCCGCTTGCCGACGCCCTGTCGCCGATCGCGCTGACCCGGCGCGAGCGGCAGATCTTGGCCCTGGTTGCCCATGGCGCGACGGCCCGCGACATGGCGGAGCGGCTCGGCATCAGTCCGCTGACGGCGCGCAAGCACCGCGAGAACCTGATGCGGAAACTCGACCTCCATAGCGCGGCCGAACTGACCGCCTTTGCCGTGCGTCTTGGCCTTCCGGCCGGCTGA
- a CDS encoding DoxX family protein: MFDNLFDNPALNNAAKLAARILLAAIFIQAGFGKIFGYAGTSAYMASAGVPGILLPLVIIVELIGGLMILVGYQTRLAALALAVFTLLAALLFHFQPGNAMQMGQFMKNLAIAGGFLQIFATGPGLWSVDSRSKG; this comes from the coding sequence ATGTTCGACAATCTGTTCGACAATCCAGCGCTCAACAATGCGGCGAAGCTTGCCGCCCGCATTCTGCTCGCGGCGATCTTCATTCAGGCGGGCTTCGGCAAGATCTTCGGTTATGCCGGCACGTCCGCCTATATGGCCTCGGCAGGCGTGCCGGGCATTCTGCTGCCGCTGGTCATCATTGTCGAACTGATCGGCGGCCTGATGATCCTGGTCGGCTATCAGACCCGGCTCGCGGCGCTGGCGCTCGCCGTCTTCACCCTGCTCGCCGCGCTGCTGTTCCACTTCCAGCCAGGCAATGCCATGCAGATGGGCCAGTTCATGAAGAACCTGGCGATCGCCGGCGGCTTCCTGCAGATCTTCGCCACCGGCCCGGGCCTGTGGTCGGTCGATTCACGCAGCAAGGGCTGA